Part of the Streptomyces sp. NBC_01264 genome, CTGGGCTCGCATGTGGTCGGCGATCGCCCGGGCGTGCTCGGTCTACGTCAGCAGCGACGGTGCCGACCAGCTCCAACGGGGGGGGGCAGGGACCGGAACGCGGTGATCTCGTTGCTCTTGGAGTCGACCTGACGCTGGGCGATCACCGTCTTCTCGCCGTGCAGGACCGCGGCAAGCAGGTGGACGGCGACGGGATCGTGGGTGCGCGAGCCGCGCAGGGACTTGCCGTCCACGGCCAGGGCCCGCAGTCCGTCGGCGGGCTCCAGCTGGCCGGCGAGCCAGTCGCCGACGGCCCGGTCCAGAGCATCGGCGTCGATGCGGGCCAGCAGCCGCCCCAGCGTGCACGCCCCCGGGACACTCCTCTCCAGGCCGAGGCGGGTCCGGATTTCGGGCGGGGCACCGGCCGCGAACCGGGCGATGGACACCAGCGCGGCAGCACCGCCAAGGACAGCGACGGCACACAGAGCCAACAGCGCGCCGAGGGTACCGACGCCCCTGCAGCCGACGCGGATCGGGAAGGACCTCCAGTACCTCGGCGAGATGGACCAGGTCCTCCGGCTCTGCGGCCGGCAAGTCCGCTATGCGGGCACGATG contains:
- a CDS encoding transposase family protein, with the protein product MALCAVAVLGGAAALVSIARFAAGAPPEIRTRLGLERSVPGACTLGRLLARIDADALDRAVGDWLAGQLEPADGLRALAVDGKSLRGSRTHDPVAVHLLAAVLHGEKTVIAQRQVDSKSNEITAFRSLPPPVGAGRHRRC